The proteins below come from a single Streptomyces tubercidicus genomic window:
- the mreC gene encoding rod shape-determining protein MreC: MRDTRESRLLLVLLVAIAFALITVDIRGGEQSPLDGARQAAASAFGPVESGVARVVDPVGHAVGAVRDSGRRHNRISTLEHENEALKAKLGSSDRNRSRAAELDKILKTAGTGQYAIKGAQVIAIGSAQGFSWTVTIDAGTRDGIRRDMTVLNGDGLVGRITTVGADTSTVLLAADPDFTVGTRMEKTNEIGFANGQGVRSLRVQLLNGRANIKKGDRLVTFGSSKDKPFVPGVPVGKVTRVEPFNGDLTRTLQVRPFVAFSQLDIVGVVVQPPRQDPRDTVLPPQPAKPKPTPTVTVTATPSASVPPRS, encoded by the coding sequence GTGAGGGACACACGAGAGAGCCGGCTGCTGCTGGTGCTGCTGGTCGCGATCGCGTTCGCGCTGATCACGGTCGATATCCGCGGCGGCGAACAGTCCCCGCTCGATGGTGCCCGGCAAGCCGCCGCCTCCGCCTTCGGCCCGGTCGAAAGCGGCGTCGCCCGCGTCGTCGACCCGGTCGGCCACGCGGTCGGTGCCGTACGGGACTCCGGCCGCCGGCACAACCGGATCAGCACGCTGGAGCACGAGAACGAGGCGCTGAAGGCCAAGCTCGGCTCCTCCGACCGCAACCGCAGCCGCGCCGCCGAGCTCGACAAGATCCTCAAGACCGCCGGCACCGGCCAGTACGCCATCAAGGGCGCCCAGGTCATCGCCATCGGCTCGGCCCAGGGCTTCTCCTGGACCGTCACCATCGACGCCGGCACCCGCGACGGCATCCGCCGCGATATGACCGTGCTCAACGGCGACGGTCTGGTCGGCCGGATCACCACCGTCGGCGCCGACACCTCCACCGTCCTGCTGGCCGCCGACCCCGACTTCACCGTCGGCACCCGCATGGAGAAGACCAACGAGATCGGCTTCGCCAACGGGCAGGGCGTCCGCTCGCTGCGCGTCCAGCTCCTCAACGGCCGGGCCAACATCAAGAAGGGCGACCGTCTGGTCACCTTCGGCTCCAGCAAGGACAAGCCGTTCGTGCCCGGTGTGCCGGTCGGCAAGGTCACCCGGGTCGAACCGTTCAACGGCGATCTGACCCGCACCCTCCAGGTCCGGCCGTTCGTCGCCTTCTCCCAGCTCGACATCGTCGGTGTCGTCGTCCAGCCGCCCCGTCAGGACCCGCGCGACACGGTCCTGCCGCCGCAGCCGGCCAAGCCCAAGCCGACGCCGACGGTCACCGTCACGGCCACCCCCTCCGCGAGCGTCCCTCCCAGGAGCTGA